The Triticum aestivum cultivar Chinese Spring chromosome 7B, IWGSC CS RefSeq v2.1, whole genome shotgun sequence genome window below encodes:
- the LOC123156124 gene encoding homeobox-leucine zipper protein ROC8-like, which produces MEFGDHQEGGSDSQQQLQERRKRQRRHTPEQVQKLEESYKKYDHPNEIQCAQLGRELGLETKQVRSWFQNHRTQIRIEHERLENRFLRWENMSLRSEIMAVREALKNSATCPNCAPKDCIDQQELNRENARLKVGLLHCTTSFQDEP; this is translated from the exons aTGGAGTTCGGCGACCACCAGGAGGGGGGCTCCGACAGCCAGCAGCAGCTGCAGGAGCGCCGGAAGCGCCAACGCCGGCACACGCCGGAGCAGGTCCAGAAGTTGGAGGA GTCGTACAAGAAGTACGACCACCCCAATGAGATCCAATGCGCTCAGCTTGGACGCGAGCTTGGTCTGGAGACCAAGCAGGTCAGATCCTGGTTCCAGAACCACCGCACACAGATCAGG ATTGAGCACGAGCGGCTGGAGAACCGCTTCCTCCGCTGGGAGAACATGAGTCTCCGGTCCGAGATCATGGCCGTGCGGGAGGCGCTCAAGAACTCCGCCACCTGCCCCAACTGCGCCCCCAAGGACTGCATCGACCAGCAGGAGCTCAATCGGGAGAACGCTCGCCTCAAGGTGGGGCTCCTCCACTGCACCACATCTTTCCAAGATGAGCCCTAG